The Silene latifolia isolate original U9 population chromosome Y, ASM4854445v1, whole genome shotgun sequence sequence AACTCAGGCTCCTGGGCACACCTCAAGAACCACACTTGTGGCAAAAACATCTTTACCTCCCAAATCTCTTGCTACGACAACTCAAACTAGATCGGACAGAAGAACAGTAAGTTCAGGCCTCACTCCGCCACCTAGACCGACGCAAACCCTGCTTAGTGGCATGGAAAACCTGCAGAAAGTAATGGAAGATATGCGACAAAACCAGAGGAAGGCAGAAGCCGAAACAAAGAGGAGAGACAGGGAACTCTGGGCACAAATAGACTTTCTGAAGCAGCAGACCAGCACTCCAGCCAGCACGGGGAATGGTGGTCAGGCCCTAATAGTAGATCTCAcacagggggcatcaggcagcaggagcTAGCTTCGTCAGATACCAGCCGAGCTGGTAACAAGGCTAGATCTGACGGCAGTGTCAGCAAGGGAAAGGATAACTCCACGAGGactgggatacctcacaccagacagCTGGCAGCCAGCTAGCCGCGTGGAAGCACAACCAGGTAACCTCCTAGTTGATAACTTCGTAGTAACTGACCAGACACCTAGTGCAGGATCTGTAGGAAGACCACAGGTAAGTTGGCATCAAGAAACGCTCATAACCTCAACACCACTAGCCACCACCCCATACCGGGACCTTCGAGAGAGCAGGCCAAGAAGTAGCACCCCAAGCCAGCAGGTAGCAGAGAGACAAAACCAGGATTCCGGAAGTCTAACCAACCAGCACTCCCTGGAGCTGAGggagatgctgagcagggtcccaggatTGCCACTTTCACTTGAAAAAGCAGCACCCGACAGTTATGCTGACTCAGCATTCGTGGATACCATATCCATTatcgccatgccaaagggattcacaaatccgaACAGCCTCTCTTTGATGGCACTATAGATCCCTTTGATAATATGAGCCAATaaaagcagaaaatgatgacagtgACGGTAGTAGGACAAGTAAAGGAAGCCTGTATATCTAAGGGGTTTGGATCCACATTGACGGGGCCAGCACTTCGGTGGTTCGTAGGCCTGCTTAACAGTTCGATATCCACGTTTGCTGACCTGGTAAACACATTCACTCAACAATTTGCAAGCAGCTGGAAGCCGCAGAAGCATGCAGGAGATTTGTACAGAATCGTCCAAGGAGCTGGCGaaaccattggagaatacaacacCAGATTCAATAATGAGAAGGTGGTGGTACGAGAATGTGACGTGTCGatagcagtagaagccttcagaagaggcctacATCATGAATCTGGCCTATataagcagctaactatgcatcctTGTCATAGTTTCAAGGCAGTACAAGAGAAAGCAGCAGCTAGAATCAGGTTGGAAGAAGACACCCTAGCCAAAGCTAGCATACCAAGCATATCAAGCGCATCAGCCATGGAAAAATCAAGCAGGAAGCAGTCAACTACCAAGAAGGATGAAAGATACAGGCCATATGGGAGGGAATTAACAGGGTCGACAACAGAGAGGAGAATCAGCAACTCCCCACATTTGCAGACTATGGATTTACAACTGGCGTCGGAGGAATCTTAAAAGCACTCAGAGAGATGGGAGACCAGGCAAGATGGCCCAGACCACCAGTAGAAGAACATGCATGGCGAAAAGACAACAAAAAGAAGTGCGAGTTCCATCGGGCATAACACAGAAGACTGCTATATATTGCGTAGGGAGATCAGACGCCTAAGTGAACAGGGAGatctgagccacctattaccatgtGGGGGCAAACAGCAGGATAAGGTGAGTTCCACAAAACCTGCAACCCCACCCAAGTGCACCaaaataataaacgtgataacaggcggctcagacatAAGTGGGCTAACATACTTAGCAGCCAAAAGGCGTGCTActgagaccaaaggagataggccagaGACTTCTTGCAGATTTTCTCATAGTGATCTACCTGCAGTTGCTTTTGACGAAGGAGATGTGCATGACAAACAGGAGCACCACGACGCACTCATCATAACCATGTCGATGGCCAACTGCACGGTCAGAAAGGTCCTGGTAGACACTGGTAGCTCGGTCAACCTGATCATgttgaaaaccatagaaaacatgggattcagcgagaagaaTTTGCAGAAAAAGATTATTccgctggtaggattcagtggggaGACAGCCAGCTCGTTGGGCGAGACAGtaatcccaacctatgtgggaggagtcaacaagcaggtTAGGTACTTAGTCATAGATGGACCCTCTACCTACAAcgtcattctaggtagaccatgGCTGCACCTGATGAAGcggtcccctcaacatatcatcaatgcataaaattccccacaccaGGGGAAGTAGAAACAATACGAGGagaccaggaggaagctagaAGTTCCTATAAAAAAGCACTGAAGTGCACTGCCAGGCccccagcatagcaattacagaagcagcacgtccaggacgaatacattgagCCTTCAGCTGAGGAGCTAGATAAGATCAActtggacaagctgcacccaaaGAGgggatagatccgtccatcataacacatgatagagatagatccgtccatcataacacactAATTGGAGCCGGGTGCACAGGAGACCTCAGACAACGCCTAATCGAATTTTTGCAGACTAATATGGACTTATTTGCATGGTGACACGACGACATGATAgggatagatccgtccatcataacacataaactcagtgtggacccaaaatgcaaacccatccagcagagacgaAGCAAGTTCGCAGCTGAGagaaataaggtgatcaaccaggaGGTAGACAGCCTGCTGGCAGCAAACAAAATAAGAGAGGTGAAATACCCGGAGTGGCTGTCAAACGTAgtagtggtacctaagaaaaATGGAAAATGAAGAGTGTGCGTGGACTTCACTGACCTCGGCAAGGCATGTCCCAAGGATCCCTTCCCgctaccacacatcgatgcaatggttgATGCGatagctggacatgagatgttgaTATTCCTGGACGCTTGGAGTGGGtgcaatcaaatcaagatggatccATCGGATCAAGAAAAGACAgcattcatgtctgaaagaggaatatattttTACAATGTAATGccattcggcctgaagaatgcaggatCCACATACCAGAGGCTGgtcaaccgcatgttcaaagaacagataggaagaacCATGAAAGTGTATATTGATGATATGGTGGTAAAATCAGGAAAAGCTGCAGATCACATGCGGCATCTAACAGGAATGTTCAACACCCTtagagaatacaaaatgaagcttaacccataTAAATGCACCTTTGGGGTGTCCTCCGGCAAGTTCTTAAGTTACATTGTAACCCAGAGtgggatagaagccagcatcgaaCAGATCAAAGCTGTATTGCAGCTGGAGTCACCTGAAAAACCAAAGGACGTGCAGAGACTAGCTGGATAAGTAGCAGCTTTGAGTAGATTCATCTTGAGATCCTCGGACAAATGCAGATTATTCTATGATATACTAAGGAAGAGCCCACCATTATTATCAAAGccggagccaggagaaccattgTTCCTCTACTTAGCTGTCACAGAAGTAGCAGTAAGCGCAGTTCTAGTCAGAGAGTAGGATAAAGAGCAAAAGCCAgtctactacgtaagcaagtctctgcttccagcagagaccaggtacacatctcttgaaaaattagtactagcactGGTAGTTGCATCTTACAAACTGCGCCCCAACTTTGAGTCCCACACTATACATGTCGTGACTAATTACCCATTAAAATCAATAACGAGGAAACCTGAGCTATCAGGCAGGATGTCAAAGTGGTCCGTACACCTTAGTGGATATGACATCGGGTATGATCCTAggacagcaatcaaatcacaggCACTGGCAGGTGTAGGACTAATCATGCGGTCACCGCAGGGAGATCTAATAGCACAAGCAATACGATGTGAATTTAAGGCAACCAATAACGAAACAGAATATGAAGCCTTAATACTAGGGATGCAGCTAGCCCTGGAGCTAGGAGTCAGGAACCTACAAATATTCAgtgactctttgctaatagtTAATCATGTGAATAATGAATTCATAGCCAGGGATTCAAAGATGATTGCCTACTTAAAGGTGGCAAAGGAGCTAAAACAAAAATTCAAAGACTGTAAGCTCAAGCAGATCCCAGAGACCAAaatgtggaagcagatgccttagcaactctgggggcaaccttcaagccAACCGAGCTGTCCAATGTCCCCATCGCGCACATGCTGGAACCATCTATCCAAAAATTAGAAGAAGCGGACAAAGAAGAATTGGAGGACCAACAAGATGAGTTGGCAGTTTAGATAACAACAGAAGGCCAGACAGCTTCCCAGCCAAACAACCAGACAGCTGACCAGGCAGCTGGCCAGTCACCTGATCAGCCAGCTACCCAGGAAGATGACTGGGATTGGCGGACACCTTACTTAGATTGGCTACGACATGGCAAGCTGCCAGACGACAAAAAGGAGATAAGAGGTTTTAAAATGAAAGCCTCCAAATTCGTACTAACTGATGACATACTTTTCAGGCAGTTAGCAGCAGAACCTTACCTATGATGCCTGGATAagcaagaagcacagactgtatTGCATGCCCGcaacagtggcgaat is a genomic window containing:
- the LOC141629101 gene encoding uncharacterized protein LOC141629101, with the translated sequence MHGEKTTKRSASSIGHNTEDCYILRREIRRLSEQGDLSHLLPCGGKQQDKVSSTKPATPPKCTKIINVITGGSDISGLTYLAAKRRATETKGDRPETSCRFSHSDLPAVAFDEGDVHDKQEHHDALIITMSMANCTVRKVLVDTGSSVNLIMLKTIENMGFSEKNLQKKIIPLVGFSGETASSLGETVIPTYVGGVNKQVRYLVIDGPSTYNVILGRPWLHLMKRSPQHIINA